The Nitrospiraceae bacterium genome includes a window with the following:
- a CDS encoding DegT/DnrJ/EryC1/StrS family aminotransferase translates to TGGGMILFNDLAAQYRSVQGELQQAVLKVLESGQYVLGQEVAAFEREFAEYAEVSQAVAVNSGTSALHLALLAAGVQPGDEVITVPFTFVATVAAIRYAGAIPVFVDVRPDTLTMDPALLARAMTPKTKAIIPVHLYGQAADLDPILAVAKTRGVAVIEDAAQAHGTRYKGRRVGGIGDLGCFSFYPGKNLGACGEGGIITTTNPAYVKKLRMLRDWGAERKYDHELLGFNYRMEAVQGAALRVKLRRLEGWTAARRKLAAAYDRSLKVGAIGHVAKAGYGDHVYHLYVVRVQERQAIIDGLQAKGIQTGIHYPVPVHLQPWAAELGYRAGQFPESEAAAATVLSLPLYPEMPEGQVAQVSAALSSLVREQTSVEGHAAGF, encoded by the coding sequence TACGGGTGGCGGCATGATTCTCTTCAACGACCTGGCGGCCCAATATCGATCGGTTCAGGGCGAGTTGCAGCAAGCGGTCCTGAAGGTATTGGAGAGCGGACAGTATGTCTTGGGGCAAGAGGTCGCAGCCTTCGAACGGGAGTTTGCGGAATATGCCGAGGTCTCCCAGGCCGTGGCTGTGAATTCTGGAACCAGCGCCCTGCATCTCGCGCTCTTGGCGGCAGGAGTCCAACCGGGCGACGAGGTCATCACGGTCCCGTTCACATTCGTGGCCACCGTGGCAGCGATTCGTTATGCCGGCGCCATTCCGGTATTCGTCGACGTACGGCCCGATACGCTGACCATGGACCCGGCGCTTCTGGCACGAGCCATGACCCCGAAGACCAAAGCGATCATTCCTGTCCACCTCTACGGTCAGGCTGCGGACCTGGATCCCATTCTCGCGGTTGCGAAAACGCGTGGAGTGGCCGTGATCGAGGATGCGGCTCAAGCCCACGGGACCAGATACAAGGGGCGTCGAGTCGGGGGCATCGGCGACCTCGGCTGTTTCAGTTTCTATCCCGGAAAGAACCTCGGTGCCTGCGGCGAGGGCGGCATCATCACCACCACCAACCCGGCTTACGTGAAGAAACTGCGCATGCTTCGTGACTGGGGCGCGGAGCGGAAATACGACCACGAGCTGTTGGGGTTCAACTATCGCATGGAAGCGGTGCAGGGAGCGGCGTTGCGGGTGAAGTTGCGACGGCTTGAAGGGTGGACTGCAGCGCGCCGGAAGTTGGCTGCAGCCTATGACCGTTCCTTGAAGGTCGGTGCGATCGGGCATGTGGCTAAGGCCGGGTACGGCGATCACGTATACCACCTCTATGTCGTTCGTGTGCAAGAGCGGCAGGCCATCATCGATGGGCTGCAAGCGAAGGGGATCCAGACCGGCATTCACTATCCGGTGCCCGTGCATCTTCAGCCTTGGGCCGCAGAGTTGGGGTATCGCGCCGGTCAGTTTCCGGAGTCCGAGGCCGCGGCCGCAACCGTGCTCTCGTTGCCGTTGTACCCCG